A genome region from Dickeya chrysanthemi NCPPB 402 includes the following:
- a CDS encoding tail fiber assembly protein, which translates to MTTQNENTIQLNEQGLSISSGYIQVYHIDPQTREYIGSTREYLMEGVGIPAHSFIDTPPSLQAGQTVVRSEDGLSWESIVDYRGQTAYDKQTRQPTQVTQPGALPDALTLLPPKNDYDVWQDDGWVTDEKAQQAAQFSVAQQQLASTIAQAEKRLTVLQYAVELNMANEQETQALKDWKTYLVLLNRVDVSTAPAIDWPAMPA; encoded by the coding sequence ATGACAACACAAAATGAAAATACGATTCAGCTGAATGAACAGGGGCTGAGTATCAGCAGTGGATATATTCAGGTCTATCATATTGACCCACAAACGCGGGAATATATCGGCAGCACCCGGGAATATTTGATGGAAGGCGTGGGTATTCCGGCACACAGTTTCATCGATACGCCGCCGAGCCTTCAAGCCGGCCAGACTGTCGTACGCAGTGAGGACGGTTTAAGCTGGGAAAGTATTGTCGATTATCGTGGGCAGACGGCCTACGATAAACAAACACGGCAGCCTACTCAGGTCACGCAGCCGGGCGCCCTGCCCGATGCCCTGACGCTGTTACCGCCGAAAAACGACTATGATGTCTGGCAAGACGATGGCTGGGTAACGGATGAAAAGGCGCAGCAAGCCGCGCAATTTAGCGTAGCACAACAGCAGCTGGCCAGTACCATCGCCCAGGCTGAGAAACGTTTAACCGTATTGCAGTATGCCGTTGAACTGAATATGGCGAACGAGCAGGAAACTCAGGCGCTGAAAGACTGGAAAACCTATCTGGTGCTGTTAAATCGGGTGGATGTCTCTACCGCCCCCGCCATCGACTGGCCTGCCATGCCGGCCTGA
- a CDS encoding MFS transporter, which translates to MTGSTAIDVRQLINQRPLGAYQKLIVFLCFCIIALDGMDIAIMGFIAPSLKAAWGIGNAELAVVISAALIGLAVGAMVSGPLADWRGRKTIIIASVFLFGLWTLLTAFSQNLQHMVIFRFLTGLGLGAAMPNVGTLVSEFAPEKKRSFIITVVFCGFSFGAASGGFAASWMIPQWGWHSVLLMGGILPLLLVPFLLLKLPESVRFLVSKRADSRQIHPIVDKIAPGVTQADSLFAMPVAEKPPAFAVRLVLSRSYRFGSIMLWGGYFFGLFMVYLLGSWLPTVIKEAGMSVTEATIITALYQAGGTFGSLFAGWLMDKVNPHLALGVIYAAGGAATAMIGVTHAHFVLLAIVAFSSGFCLNGANTGMNALSARYYPTEARATGSGWMHGIGRLGAIMSAFAGAQVVSMGWGLSVMFTILAIPALLTSLMILAKGQFGYSRPAIAEPSY; encoded by the coding sequence GTGACAGGTTCCACCGCGATTGACGTACGCCAGCTGATTAACCAGCGCCCTCTTGGGGCTTACCAGAAACTGATCGTTTTCCTTTGTTTTTGTATTATTGCGCTTGATGGCATGGACATTGCCATTATGGGCTTTATCGCCCCCTCGCTGAAAGCTGCGTGGGGAATTGGCAATGCAGAACTGGCCGTGGTTATCAGCGCGGCGTTGATTGGCCTGGCGGTCGGCGCCATGGTGTCCGGACCGCTGGCAGACTGGCGCGGACGTAAAACCATCATTATTGCCAGTGTATTCCTGTTTGGCCTGTGGACGTTGTTAACCGCATTTTCCCAAAATCTGCAACACATGGTCATTTTTCGCTTTCTGACCGGGTTAGGTTTGGGAGCGGCGATGCCGAATGTCGGCACACTGGTATCGGAGTTTGCACCGGAGAAAAAACGTTCCTTCATCATCACCGTGGTCTTCTGCGGCTTCAGTTTCGGCGCTGCCAGCGGCGGGTTTGCCGCCTCCTGGATGATTCCTCAGTGGGGCTGGCATTCGGTATTGCTGATGGGCGGTATTCTGCCGCTTCTGCTGGTGCCGTTCCTGTTGCTAAAGCTGCCTGAATCAGTGCGCTTTTTGGTTAGCAAGCGGGCGGATTCGCGTCAAATACACCCGATCGTAGACAAGATAGCCCCCGGCGTGACCCAGGCGGATAGCTTGTTCGCCATGCCGGTGGCCGAAAAACCGCCTGCTTTCGCCGTTCGGCTGGTGTTATCCCGCTCTTATCGATTCGGCAGTATTATGCTGTGGGGCGGTTATTTCTTTGGTCTGTTTATGGTGTATCTGCTGGGGAGCTGGCTACCGACCGTTATCAAGGAAGCGGGGATGAGCGTAACGGAAGCCACCATCATCACGGCCCTGTATCAGGCCGGCGGTACTTTCGGTTCGCTATTTGCCGGCTGGTTGATGGATAAGGTTAATCCGCATTTGGCGCTTGGCGTGATTTATGCCGCCGGCGGTGCCGCCACCGCGATGATTGGCGTTACCCATGCTCATTTCGTGCTCCTGGCCATAGTGGCATTCAGCAGCGGTTTTTGCCTTAACGGCGCGAATACCGGCATGAATGCGCTGTCTGCCCGTTATTATCCGACGGAAGCACGCGCCACCGGCTCAGGCTGGATGCACGGTATTGGCCGGCTGGGGGCGATCATGAGCGCTTTTGCGGGCGCACAGGTCGTCAGTATGGGATGGGGATTGAGCGTGATGTTCACGATTCTTGCCATTCCCGCACTACTGACATCGCTGATGATCTTGGCTAAAGGCCAATTTGGTTACAGCCGACCGGCCATCGCAGAACCGAGTTACTGA
- a CDS encoding phage tail protein — translation MEKNNSPCSLDLILGKENLYKNSPINIGSISLGCAKCQDTPATTSTTTDGLKDLIGIPQPWPLAEAPEGWLKCNGQTFDTAKYPQLAKLYPAGTLPDLRGEFIRGWDDGRGVDAKREIGSAQLGTHITGDNGLYPAVHGIGKIAECYVDSPDATPRSLYWIAAPNNELQTGPTFWGATRPRNIAFSYIVKAG, via the coding sequence ATGGAAAAAAACAATTCCCCCTGTTCACTTGACCTGATTCTGGGCAAGGAGAACCTGTATAAAAATAGCCCAATTAATATCGGCAGTATTTCGCTTGGATGTGCTAAGTGCCAGGATACCCCTGCAACCACATCTACCACGACCGATGGGTTGAAAGATTTGATCGGTATCCCGCAACCCTGGCCACTGGCAGAAGCACCGGAAGGCTGGCTGAAATGTAATGGCCAGACATTTGATACCGCAAAATATCCGCAGTTGGCAAAATTATATCCTGCCGGCACCTTGCCGGACCTGCGCGGCGAATTTATTCGCGGCTGGGACGATGGGCGTGGGGTAGATGCAAAACGAGAAATTGGTTCCGCTCAATTGGGAACACATATCACTGGCGATAACGGCTTATATCCTGCTGTACATGGTATAGGTAAAATAGCAGAGTGTTATGTAGATAGCCCCGATGCGACTCCTCGTTCATTATACTGGATTGCCGCACCGAATAATGAACTCCAAACAGGGCCAACATTTTGGGGTGCCACCCGCCCACGCAATATCGCTTTCAGTTATATCGTTAAGGCAGGTTAA
- a CDS encoding recombinase family protein → MLIGYARVSTSDQNTELQKNALVSANCELIFEDHASGKNARRPGLKRALRKLKRGDTLIVWKLDRLGRSVRDLITMVSDLQGRGIHFRSLTDAIDTSTPAGRFFFHVMSALAEMERELIIERTRAGLAAARAAGRIGGRRRLMTPDAVDQAKTLLNNGATRWQIANIIGVSEKTVYKYLPATQKTVVSELL, encoded by the coding sequence ATGCTTATTGGCTATGCCCGGGTATCGACCAGCGATCAAAATACCGAATTACAGAAAAACGCGCTGGTCAGCGCAAATTGTGAACTGATTTTCGAAGATCACGCCAGCGGCAAAAACGCCAGGCGTCCAGGGCTTAAACGCGCATTGCGTAAACTCAAACGCGGCGACACGCTGATCGTCTGGAAACTGGATAGACTGGGCCGCAGCGTACGCGATTTGATTACCATGGTGTCGGACTTACAAGGCCGCGGCATTCACTTTCGTAGCCTGACCGATGCGATTGATACGTCAACGCCTGCCGGCCGCTTCTTTTTTCATGTGATGAGTGCGCTGGCGGAAATGGAACGTGAACTGATCATCGAACGTACCCGTGCGGGGCTGGCGGCGGCCAGAGCCGCCGGCCGCATTGGCGGGCGCCGGCGCCTTATGACCCCCGATGCGGTTGACCAGGCAAAAACATTACTGAATAACGGCGCCACCCGCTGGCAAATCGCCAATATTATCGGCGTGTCGGAAAAAACCGTTTATAAATATTTACCCGCCACACAAAAAACAGTTGTTAGTGAATTATTATAA
- a CDS encoding esterase-like activity of phytase family protein, with protein sequence MHLHLSFLPLLLLAHVVQAADIQTEQYQITFPDNDRVSYPGKWQTRFPNGFPMGVGSGLSFIGRDGDKLMFVTVTDRGPNADAPEYQGKEAKIFAAPDFVPSIMLITVDAKSAQATALRQLHDESSPVSGLPLPGSLIGTTNEVALSDVLKKLPDDRRGLDTEGITPDGQGGFWLSDEYGPFLIQIDAQGKILKKVGPTPLSGEQGLASGLPNILKWRQPNRGFEGITRMPDGRILAAVQSTLDIDGKTQNKALFTRLVSFDPATGKTAMYGYPLDTDRWKKTGDAKIGDMVALNDHEVLVIEQGADKNKVMHNLIYRVDLREASDLTLLDATRPAEWNDADTLTKRGIVLAKKQQLVDLRQLGWKPEKAEGLALIDASTLAVTNDNDFGLQSVLVNPTNDVKKIGKYQVGSDGRLLLGGQPVDTRLELESLPKNEASSQLWIIHLPQPLR encoded by the coding sequence ATGCACCTTCATTTATCATTTCTGCCCTTGCTTCTGCTGGCCCATGTTGTTCAGGCGGCGGATATTCAAACCGAGCAGTACCAGATTACTTTTCCTGATAATGATCGGGTCAGTTATCCCGGTAAATGGCAGACGCGTTTCCCCAACGGTTTTCCCATGGGAGTCGGTTCCGGGTTGTCATTTATCGGGCGGGATGGTGACAAGCTGATGTTTGTTACCGTTACCGATCGCGGGCCGAATGCCGATGCGCCGGAATATCAGGGTAAAGAGGCAAAAATTTTTGCTGCGCCCGACTTTGTTCCTTCAATCATGCTCATTACCGTCGATGCCAAAAGCGCACAAGCCACAGCGTTGCGTCAGTTGCATGACGAATCTAGTCCCGTCAGCGGTTTGCCATTGCCCGGTTCGTTAATCGGTACCACCAATGAAGTGGCGCTTAGCGATGTGCTGAAAAAACTACCGGACGATCGCCGTGGACTGGATACCGAAGGGATTACACCCGATGGTCAGGGCGGTTTTTGGCTTTCAGACGAGTATGGTCCGTTTCTGATTCAGATTGATGCTCAGGGCAAGATCCTGAAAAAGGTGGGCCCAACGCCGCTAAGTGGTGAACAAGGGTTAGCCAGCGGTTTACCCAATATTCTTAAATGGCGCCAGCCAAACCGGGGTTTTGAGGGTATTACCCGGATGCCGGACGGCCGCATTCTTGCTGCAGTACAAAGCACGCTGGATATTGATGGGAAAACACAAAACAAAGCGCTGTTTACTCGTTTAGTCAGTTTTGACCCAGCAACGGGCAAAACAGCGATGTATGGCTATCCGCTCGATACGGATCGGTGGAAAAAAACCGGTGACGCCAAAATTGGCGATATGGTTGCACTGAACGATCATGAGGTCCTGGTGATTGAACAAGGTGCGGACAAAAACAAGGTCATGCACAACCTGATCTATCGCGTTGATCTTCGCGAAGCCAGTGATCTGACCCTGCTGGATGCGACGCGGCCAGCAGAGTGGAATGATGCCGACACGCTGACAAAACGCGGCATCGTGCTCGCGAAAAAACAACAACTGGTTGATTTACGTCAGTTGGGCTGGAAACCGGAGAAAGCCGAAGGATTGGCGCTGATTGACGCCAGTACGCTGGCGGTAACCAATGACAACGATTTTGGTTTACAGTCTGTGTTGGTTAATCCCACCAATGATGTGAAAAAAATTGGCAAATATCAGGTCGGGTCTGATGGCAGGCTATTGCTGGGCGGCCAGCCCGTCGATACCCGACTGGAGCTGGAATCACTGCCCAAGAATGAGGCAAGTAGCCAATTATGGATCATCCATCTTCCTCAACCACTTCGTTAA
- a CDS encoding phage tail protein, giving the protein MSTKYFALLTNTGAAKLANATALGSHLAITQMAVGDGGGSLPTPTPAQTKLINEKRRATLNALSVDPKNPNQIIAEQVIPENEGGWWIREIGLYDSDGDLVAVANCADTYKPLLQEGSGRVQTVRMILIVNSADAITLKIDPAVVLATRQYVDDTAVEVKAYADSQLNAHVAAANPHPQYAPLSSPALTGAPTAPTAANSANSTQVATTAFVKNTALLKEQNGADIANKSAFLANLGLSDTLKIADIVGIPLPWPQATPPAGWLKCNGQAFDKNAFPKLAQAYPGGVLPDLRGEFIRGWDDGRGVDAGRALGSVQADELRSHKHRFVNEYGTPTEGIIAFSDENNEKIEVTLSSGARAHTYIFMEKTGGVETRPRNIAFSYIVRAA; this is encoded by the coding sequence ATGAGTACAAAATACTTTGCTTTACTGACGAATACCGGCGCGGCGAAATTAGCTAACGCCACGGCGCTGGGTAGCCACCTGGCCATCACGCAAATGGCGGTCGGCGATGGCGGCGGCAGCCTGCCTACCCCGACGCCGGCCCAAACCAAACTGATCAATGAGAAACGCCGCGCTACGCTCAACGCACTGAGTGTTGACCCTAAAAACCCCAACCAAATCATTGCCGAGCAGGTTATTCCTGAAAATGAGGGCGGTTGGTGGATCCGTGAAATCGGTTTGTATGACAGCGACGGTGATCTGGTTGCCGTCGCAAACTGCGCCGATACCTATAAACCACTGCTACAGGAAGGCTCAGGCCGGGTACAAACCGTACGCATGATCCTGATTGTCAATAGCGCCGACGCCATTACCCTGAAAATCGACCCAGCCGTGGTACTGGCGACCCGCCAGTATGTCGATGATACGGCTGTTGAGGTCAAGGCATACGCCGACAGCCAGCTCAACGCACATGTCGCCGCCGCCAATCCCCACCCGCAATATGCCCCACTCAGCAGCCCCGCGCTGACCGGCGCACCTACCGCACCGACGGCGGCCAATAGCGCGAACTCCACGCAAGTGGCGACCACCGCATTTGTCAAAAACACGGCATTGCTCAAAGAACAAAACGGTGCGGATATCGCGAATAAATCGGCCTTTCTCGCAAACCTGGGTTTAAGCGACACGCTGAAAATCGCCGATATCGTCGGTATCCCGCTGCCCTGGCCGCAAGCCACACCGCCCGCCGGCTGGCTGAAATGCAACGGTCAGGCGTTCGACAAAAACGCCTTCCCGAAACTGGCGCAGGCTTACCCCGGCGGCGTGCTGCCGGATCTGCGCGGTGAATTTATTCGCGGCTGGGATGATGGCCGAGGGGTGGATGCGGGGCGTGCTCTGGGTTCAGTGCAAGCGGATGAACTCCGTTCTCACAAACACCGCTTCGTTAATGAATATGGCACACCGACAGAAGGGATCATTGCATTTAGCGATGAGAATAATGAAAAGATTGAAGTTACTCTCTCATCGGGGGCACGTGCGCATACATACATTTTTATGGAGAAAACGGGGGGCGTTGAAACCCGCCCACGCAATATCGCGTTTAGCTACATCGTGAGGGCCGCCTGA
- the smrA gene encoding DNA endonuclease SmrA, which translates to MTPDEKALFLTAMDDVKPLKPSSTVTHLKPALPGTTPHRVQEPEPDNFLITGFLDLFSCDTPLEFRREGIQQGVVDKLRQGKYSLDASLNLLRQPIETCRQNLFAFMLRAQQDNLRNLLIIHGKGRHDKSHANVIRNYLFRWLPQFDAVQAFCAAQPFHGGTGACYVSLRKSEQARQDNRERHAKRSR; encoded by the coding sequence ATGACTCCTGACGAAAAAGCCCTATTCCTGACCGCCATGGACGATGTCAAACCGCTGAAACCGTCCTCAACCGTCACTCACCTAAAACCCGCCTTACCGGGTACGACTCCCCATCGTGTACAGGAACCGGAGCCGGATAATTTCCTGATTACCGGCTTTCTTGATCTCTTTTCGTGTGATACCCCGCTGGAGTTTCGCAGAGAAGGTATCCAGCAGGGCGTGGTGGATAAACTGCGTCAGGGAAAATATTCGCTGGATGCCAGCCTGAATTTGTTGCGTCAGCCGATCGAAACCTGTCGACAGAATCTGTTCGCGTTCATGTTGCGGGCACAACAGGATAACCTACGTAACTTGCTGATCATTCATGGCAAAGGCCGCCATGATAAATCACATGCCAATGTGATAAGAAACTACCTGTTTCGCTGGTTACCGCAGTTTGATGCGGTACAAGCGTTCTGTGCCGCTCAACCATTTCATGGTGGGACCGGAGCCTGCTATGTGTCATTGAGAAAATCAGAACAGGCCCGGCAGGACAACCGTGAGCGACATGCCAAACGTAGCCGATAA